The proteins below come from a single Oryzias latipes chromosome 14, ASM223467v1 genomic window:
- the vamp2 gene encoding vesicle-associated membrane protein 2, whose product MSAPAAPAPEGGSQAPPNLTSNRRLQQTQAQVDEVVDIMRVNVDKVLERDQKLSELDDRADALQAGASQFETSAAKLKNKYWWKNAKMMIILGVICVIILIIIIVYFST is encoded by the exons GTCTGCCCCAGCTGCCCCTGCACCAGAGGGAGGGAGTCAGGCCCCTCCCAACCTCACCAGCAACCGCCGTCTCCAGCAGACGCAGGCGCAGGTGGACGAG GTGGTGGATATCATGCGTGTGAACGTGGATAAGGTTCTGGAGCGTGACCAGAAGCTGTCAGAGCTGGACGACAGGGCCGACGCCCTGCAGGCTGGAGCCTCTCAGTTTGAGACCAGCGCTGCAAAACTGAAGAATAAGTACTGGTGGAAGAACGCCAAG ATGATGATTATCCTGGGTGTGATATGCGTGATTATCCTCATTATCATTATTG tGTACTTCAGTACCTAA